In Chlamydiota bacterium, a genomic segment contains:
- a CDS encoding MBL fold metallo-hydrolase, which produces MGHRIVLVSLAGLLTAFASPDALAWNADQLIIHHINVSFGDATFIEFPNGVTWLIDTGNSDSDGDTIFNYIYNLGYTSSIDYLSASHFHADHVGGADMIIGPLVDGYLNYSTAAYHHAGSQVGGDSGATTTWRTLTNGSYGPAAAIPTPGASWSIGGVTAEWLAVSNTSTGKSTLLDGTTVSLSSNENSYSIGLRLSWNGFDYFTAGDMTSDVEDVLGPKTASNNYDVLKVGHHGSSSSSSLTFLNAIKPEVAVIFVGSSNSYSHPASGTLSNLVNSGVSWIYATARGSSSPNPVSKMTYVEDTIVVTYTNSTNRYTVTGGSRNDAYDADEGSSGATPTPTPTATSAGPTATPTVTPTSAPGAVVVNQVGPFSTSSGGLGEYVELYNSSGSAVNLDGWQLDVYGNDYTFTSAHSIPAHGFFLISDTNPTGDVTPDVHTDINIADNGANSYARLLNNSSVIVDRVGWASASSAYYEGTLLGTLGSGKAWKRTSDGQDTGNNLIDFSEISCAPRNSAYGMPTATPTITPTPTHTPTPTHTPTPTITPTPTPTPLPYLRFSDDFPSTVLDASNWTVNVGEAQSVSDGDHPGYALNLNGQSTGGDRIESKAIDLAAQTAATLTYAYERAGSGDSPEINDDLIVEYTDSSGTWIELTRYYGSGADMSDYVVVSTALPAAALHANFRFRFRSVGTNHSRRHDDWFVDDVEVRGNVYIGPTWTPTVTPTSSPTPTVTPTPTITPTPTITPTPTETPIVSPTPLEMKINFQPDPETVSPPYGWMLDWVEGWEGAEILGWH; this is translated from the coding sequence ATGGGACACAGGATCGTCTTGGTGAGCCTCGCGGGACTGCTCACCGCATTCGCTTCGCCGGACGCCCTCGCCTGGAACGCGGACCAGCTCATTATCCACCATATCAACGTCTCCTTCGGCGACGCGACGTTCATCGAGTTCCCCAACGGCGTCACCTGGCTCATCGACACGGGCAACTCCGACTCGGACGGCGACACAATCTTCAACTACATCTACAACCTCGGCTACACAAGCTCCATCGACTATCTCTCCGCCAGTCATTTCCACGCCGACCATGTCGGCGGTGCGGATATGATCATCGGCCCCCTCGTGGACGGCTACCTGAACTATTCGACGGCCGCCTACCACCACGCGGGGTCGCAGGTGGGCGGCGACAGCGGCGCCACGACCACCTGGCGCACCCTGACGAACGGCTCCTATGGCCCCGCGGCGGCGATTCCCACGCCCGGCGCGTCCTGGAGCATCGGCGGCGTCACCGCGGAATGGCTGGCCGTGAGCAACACCTCGACCGGCAAGAGCACACTCCTCGACGGGACCACCGTTTCGCTGAGCTCGAACGAGAACAGCTATAGTATCGGCCTGCGCCTCTCGTGGAACGGCTTCGACTACTTCACCGCGGGCGACATGACGAGCGACGTCGAGGACGTGCTCGGCCCCAAGACCGCGTCGAACAACTACGACGTCCTCAAGGTGGGCCATCACGGATCGAGCAGCTCCTCGTCCCTTACCTTCCTCAACGCCATCAAACCCGAGGTGGCGGTCATCTTCGTCGGCTCCAGCAACTCCTACAGCCACCCCGCCTCGGGCACGCTCAGCAACCTTGTGAACTCCGGCGTCTCGTGGATCTACGCCACCGCCCGCGGCAGCAGCTCGCCGAACCCGGTCTCGAAAATGACCTACGTCGAGGACACCATCGTGGTGACATACACCAACTCCACGAACCGATATACCGTCACGGGCGGTTCCCGGAATGACGCCTACGACGCCGACGAGGGGTCGAGCGGCGCGACCCCGACCCCCACGCCCACCGCAACCTCCGCGGGGCCGACGGCCACGCCCACCGTGACCCCGACCTCCGCGCCGGGCGCGGTGGTGGTGAACCAGGTGGGGCCGTTCAGCACCTCCTCCGGGGGCCTGGGCGAATACGTCGAGCTCTACAACTCCAGCGGCTCCGCCGTGAACCTGGACGGGTGGCAGCTCGACGTCTACGGCAACGACTACACCTTCACCTCCGCGCACAGCATCCCGGCGCACGGCTTCTTCCTGATATCCGACACGAACCCGACGGGCGACGTGACCCCGGACGTCCACACCGATATCAACATCGCCGACAACGGCGCCAACAGCTACGCCCGGCTCCTCAACAACTCCTCCGTTATCGTCGACAGGGTGGGATGGGCCTCCGCGTCGAGCGCATACTACGAGGGGACCCTGCTCGGCACGCTGGGGTCCGGGAAGGCGTGGAAGAGAACGTCGGACGGCCAGGACACGGGCAACAACCTGATCGACTTCTCCGAAATCAGCTGCGCCCCGCGGAACAGCGCGTACGGGATGCCGACCGCAACCCCGACGATCACCCCGACACCGACGCATACGCCGACGCCGACGCATACGCCGACGCCGACAATCACCCCGACGCCGACACCGACGCCCCTGCCGTACCTCCGCTTCTCCGACGATTTCCCGTCGACTGTCCTCGACGCCTCGAACTGGACCGTCAACGTCGGGGAGGCACAGAGCGTCTCCGACGGCGATCATCCCGGCTACGCGCTCAACCTGAACGGCCAATCCACGGGCGGCGACAGGATCGAATCGAAGGCGATCGACCTCGCGGCGCAGACGGCCGCGACGCTCACGTACGCGTACGAGCGCGCCGGTTCGGGGGATTCGCCCGAGATCAACGACGACCTCATCGTCGAGTACACAGACTCCTCCGGCACGTGGATAGAACTCACCCGGTACTACGGCTCGGGCGCCGACATGAGCGACTACGTCGTCGTGAGCACGGCCCTCCCCGCCGCCGCCCTCCACGCCAACTTCCGTTTCCGGTTCAGGAGTGTCGGGACGAACCATTCCCGCCGCCACGACGACTGGTTCGTCGATGACGTCGAGGTCCGCGGAAACGTCTACATCGGGCCGACCTGGACCCCGACGGTGACGCCCACGAGCAGCCCGACGCCAACCGTCACGCCAACGCCGACGATCACGCCGACGCCCACGATCACGCCGACGCCGACGGAGACGCCGATCGTGTCGCCCACGCCGCTCGAGATGAAGATCAACTTCCAGCCCGATCCGGAGACGGTCTCCCCGCCCTACGGGTGGATGCTGGATTGGGTGGAGGGATGGGAAGGGGCGGAGATACTCGGCTGGCATTGA
- a CDS encoding MBL fold metallo-hydrolase: MRRARGVAVAAAMLVLLIPGGARCGELQIHVIDVGQGSSELIIGPDGTTILIDGGTSGKGTSNVLPYLNNLFPPGGRHLDYVVCSHDHNDHYGGLNSVLNGGYTAGAVWHCGVNAGFGRGTAIGVGSPIPLGEGAYAACVAANGLFIDGAYVAPSASDPNSRSVALLIEYGDFDYLTAGDMPGTREDELACALVSYANPSGHPYHSDAPYLSAESGVDVLHANHHGSKTSSLACYLNAMKPEIALISGGTAYNHPTQDAVDRLLGRAVYSSCASLAGRPTGVTAAGALVYRTTASGQECPCARETDCPSVGDIVITTDGQSAYAVQTSELDPVRIALDEGFLNVDSDGDGLTNADEEGFWHTDPLLPDTDGDGYTDYMEAMCGSEPNLPGSTPVLRVSFQPGDADAPSDAMPAAVEDWRTGAGFGWAR; the protein is encoded by the coding sequence ATGAGACGCGCGCGCGGAGTCGCGGTTGCGGCGGCGATGCTCGTTCTCCTCATCCCGGGGGGTGCACGCTGCGGAGAGCTCCAGATCCACGTCATCGACGTCGGGCAGGGATCAAGCGAACTTATCATCGGCCCGGACGGGACGACCATCCTCATCGACGGCGGTACGAGCGGCAAGGGGACGAGCAACGTACTCCCCTACCTCAACAACCTATTCCCTCCGGGGGGGCGCCACCTCGATTACGTCGTCTGCTCGCACGACCATAACGACCACTACGGGGGTCTCAACAGCGTCCTCAACGGAGGCTATACCGCGGGCGCAGTATGGCACTGCGGAGTGAACGCTGGATTCGGGCGGGGAACGGCGATCGGGGTGGGATCCCCCATCCCGCTCGGCGAGGGGGCATACGCCGCCTGCGTGGCGGCGAACGGCCTGTTCATCGACGGCGCGTACGTCGCCCCAAGCGCGAGCGACCCCAACAGCCGGAGCGTCGCACTGCTGATCGAGTACGGCGACTTCGACTACCTGACCGCCGGCGACATGCCGGGCACCCGGGAGGACGAGCTGGCCTGCGCCCTCGTCTCATACGCCAATCCGTCGGGGCATCCGTACCATTCCGACGCTCCCTACCTGAGCGCGGAGAGCGGTGTCGACGTCCTCCATGCCAACCACCACGGAAGCAAGACAAGCTCCCTGGCCTGCTATCTGAACGCGATGAAGCCGGAGATCGCCCTCATCAGCGGCGGCACCGCGTACAACCACCCGACCCAGGACGCCGTGGACCGCCTTCTCGGCAGGGCCGTCTACTCGTCCTGCGCAAGCCTGGCGGGACGGCCGACGGGCGTCACCGCCGCGGGGGCGCTCGTCTACCGCACCACGGCGAGCGGGCAGGAGTGCCCCTGTGCGCGGGAAACCGACTGCCCGAGTGTCGGCGACATCGTCATCACCACCGACGGCCAGTCCGCCTATGCCGTGCAGACATCCGAACTGGACCCGGTGCGGATAGCGCTCGACGAGGGGTTCCTCAACGTCGACAGCGACGGCGACGGGCTCACCAACGCCGATGAGGAGGGGTTCTGGCATACCGACCCGCTTCTCCCCGACACCGACGGGGACGGCTATACCGATTACATGGAGGCGATGTGCGGGAGCGAGCCGAACCTTCCCGGCTCGACACCCGTTCTCAGGGTCAGCTTCCAGCCGGGAGACGCGGACGCCCCTTCAGATGCGATGCCCGCCGCGGTGGAGGATTGGAGGACGGGAGCGGGCTTCGGCTGGGCGCGTTGA
- a CDS encoding MBL fold metallo-hydrolase, with product MHGAYAHRRGAARSAPRGPLRSERWRGPVGAAAVLAFLAASYPLWGQSVLRIHHINVTFGDATLIEFPDGTNWLIDQGDVGTSGTRVRDYLEARGVTSLHTIVASHFHEDHIGGIATVLASPIAYLTAYEHPGAKVPADDSATARWDAYTENPMRTSPSPGQRWYFGGVEVQSVCVGHTETSSSTLLDGSSVGGLGTDENAYSLGFMISWNGFDYLTMGDLTSPVENELGPRLAFHEIDVLKVSHHGSTSSTSAAFCQAIRPEVAVVSVGSGNYYGHPAQQTLNNLNSGGVNWIYVTEQGTGTPGSAPNMSYLNDTILISYTFSTNQYTVHGGATNDLYVADEGALGPDSDGDGIPDDIEDANGNGLYDGGDPSNLHNADTDGDGIPDGVEDANRNGQIGGDLDGDRAQNLSETWTETNPASADSDRDGLNDGVEDANRNGIGDAGETDPRNPDTDGDDLDDRRESSYGADPLDPDTDDDSYRDGIECRFGSDPASASSLPAIRTPMGDADIVVNEYLADVPQDLEAGDVNGDGTRGTSQDEFIELVNISNAYLDISGYRLHDAGNTTVRFTFPSSPFRTIVPPGDAVVVFGGGDVSEFGGTFGNCRRNGLLFASTASGGLSLNDTGDTIQFKTPDGVDAITDTVYGSGKPAPAPADQSATRSPDSTGGFIAHAHAAGAEGALFSPGTMLDGGPFVLPWTPPLRFNFQPPGSSPGDYLPDRGEAYSPLDQYGWH from the coding sequence ATGCACGGCGCATACGCGCATAGGCGGGGGGCGGCGCGTTCCGCACCGCGGGGCCCCCTGCGGTCCGAACGGTGGCGGGGCCCGGTCGGGGCCGCGGCCGTTCTGGCCTTTCTCGCAGCCTCGTACCCGCTGTGGGGGCAATCCGTTCTGCGGATTCATCATATCAACGTCACGTTCGGGGATGCAACGCTCATAGAATTCCCGGACGGCACCAACTGGCTCATCGACCAGGGCGATGTCGGCACAAGCGGGACGCGGGTGCGCGACTACCTCGAGGCGCGCGGCGTCACCTCGCTCCATACGATCGTGGCGAGCCATTTCCACGAAGACCATATTGGCGGAATCGCGACGGTACTCGCCTCCCCCATCGCGTATCTGACGGCCTACGAGCACCCGGGGGCGAAGGTCCCCGCGGACGATTCGGCCACGGCACGGTGGGACGCCTACACGGAGAACCCGATGCGGACGAGCCCGTCTCCCGGCCAGAGATGGTATTTCGGGGGCGTGGAGGTTCAAAGTGTGTGCGTCGGGCACACCGAAACCTCGAGCAGCACACTCCTCGACGGGAGCTCCGTGGGGGGGCTGGGGACCGACGAGAACGCTTATAGCCTCGGATTCATGATTTCGTGGAACGGCTTCGACTACCTGACCATGGGCGACCTCACCTCACCAGTGGAGAACGAGCTGGGGCCGAGGTTGGCCTTTCACGAAATCGATGTCCTCAAGGTGAGCCACCACGGATCGACTTCCTCGACGAGTGCCGCCTTCTGCCAGGCGATCCGCCCCGAGGTAGCGGTGGTATCGGTGGGGTCGGGGAACTACTACGGCCATCCCGCCCAACAAACGCTCAATAACCTGAACTCAGGGGGGGTGAACTGGATCTATGTCACCGAACAGGGAACCGGTACGCCCGGTTCGGCCCCCAATATGTCGTACCTGAACGACACCATACTGATCAGCTATACCTTTTCGACCAACCAGTACACCGTCCACGGGGGGGCGACGAACGATCTGTACGTGGCCGACGAGGGCGCGTTGGGCCCTGACAGCGACGGCGACGGGATCCCCGACGACATTGAGGACGCGAACGGCAACGGCCTCTACGACGGCGGCGATCCCTCGAACCTGCACAACGCCGACACCGACGGCGACGGGATCCCCGACGGCGTGGAGGATGCGAACAGAAACGGCCAGATAGGGGGCGACCTCGACGGGGACCGCGCGCAAAATCTCTCGGAGACCTGGACCGAAACCAATCCCGCATCGGCCGACTCAGACAGGGACGGCCTGAACGACGGGGTGGAGGATGCCAACCGGAACGGGATCGGCGACGCGGGGGAAACGGATCCGAGGAATCCCGACACTGACGGCGACGACCTTGACGACAGGCGCGAATCGTCGTACGGAGCCGACCCGCTCGACCCGGACACGGATGACGACAGCTATAGGGACGGCATCGAGTGCAGGTTCGGAAGCGATCCCGCGAGCGCCTCCTCTCTGCCTGCCATCCGCACTCCGATGGGCGACGCCGATATCGTCGTCAACGAGTACCTCGCCGACGTCCCGCAGGATCTCGAGGCAGGCGACGTCAACGGGGACGGGACCCGGGGCACGTCACAGGACGAGTTCATCGAGCTGGTCAACATCTCAAACGCCTATCTCGACATCTCGGGGTACCGGCTGCATGACGCCGGCAACACCACCGTGCGCTTCACCTTTCCCTCCTCCCCTTTCAGGACCATTGTCCCCCCCGGCGACGCGGTGGTCGTCTTCGGGGGCGGGGACGTCTCCGAATTCGGGGGTACCTTCGGAAACTGCCGCAGGAACGGGCTTCTCTTTGCGTCCACGGCAAGCGGCGGGCTGAGTCTCAACGACACGGGCGACACGATCCAGTTCAAGACCCCAGACGGGGTCGACGCCATCACGGACACCGTGTACGGGAGCGGCAAACCCGCGCCGGCTCCCGCGGATCAGTCCGCCACGCGCAGCCCCGACTCCACGGGAGGGTTCATCGCCCACGCACACGCCGCGGGAGCGGAGGGGGCTCTCTTCTCCCCGGGGACCATGCTGGATGGCGGTCCGTTCGTGCTGCCATGGACCCCGCCGCTGCGGTTCAATTTTCAGCCGCCGGGCTCATCCCCCGGGGATTACCTGCCCGACAGGGGGGAGGCGTACAGCCCCCTGGACCAGTACGGCTGGCACTGA
- a CDS encoding DUF84 family protein, with protein sequence MKIAVGSTNPLKIRAVETVAAKVFGAGAVEGVAVDSGVGHNPLTDAETLAGAVTRARAARRQTGADLGIGLEGGITESGGRWYTCVWCAADTGAELLTGGGVHIPVPREVARLITVDGVEMGDAMDRIIGDSDTKRKMGFEGIVTRGLVNRQDSFESVLAYTLAPLISTGLYP encoded by the coding sequence ATGAAAATCGCCGTCGGTTCGACAAATCCGCTGAAGATCCGCGCCGTGGAGACGGTCGCCGCGAAGGTGTTCGGCGCCGGCGCCGTCGAGGGCGTCGCCGTCGACTCCGGCGTGGGGCACAATCCGCTCACCGACGCTGAGACGCTCGCGGGCGCCGTGACGCGCGCGCGCGCGGCGCGCCGGCAGACGGGAGCGGACCTCGGAATCGGACTCGAGGGGGGGATCACCGAGTCGGGGGGGCGCTGGTACACCTGCGTCTGGTGCGCGGCCGACACCGGCGCCGAGCTCCTGACCGGGGGCGGGGTCCACATCCCCGTGCCGCGGGAGGTGGCGCGGCTCATCACCGTCGACGGCGTCGAGATGGGGGACGCGATGGACCGGATCATCGGGGACTCCGACACGAAGCGCAAGATGGGGTTCGAGGGGATCGTCACCCGCGGGCTCGTGAACCGGCAGGACTCGTTCGAGTCGGTGCTCGCCTACACGCTCGCCCCCCTTATCTCCACCGGCCTGTACCCGTAG
- a CDS encoding DUF3047 domain-containing protein — MPSLLSWRMMLAAALVAAAPGDPAEAPRIAAQGAAAAFDPAKTLQDDGWREKVYNRPVRWEVVDDKGPVLHGLSDGTASMLYRPLPCDPNVSPRIRWRWKVVRLPNKTGAGGRAENDYGARIYLFFPGRTFLTSYVLQYVWDNAAPVGTVLRSPTSSRSRHVVAASGTADLGRWIEIERNLKEDFTRAFGWAPDRRIGGIGFMTDSDNTRSSAEAYYGPVTIGK; from the coding sequence ATGCCTTCTCTCCTCTCGTGGCGCATGATGCTCGCCGCGGCGCTCGTCGCCGCGGCGCCCGGCGACCCCGCGGAGGCCCCGCGCATCGCCGCGCAGGGGGCGGCGGCGGCGTTCGACCCCGCCAAGACGCTCCAGGACGACGGCTGGCGCGAGAAGGTCTACAACCGCCCGGTCCGCTGGGAGGTGGTCGACGACAAGGGCCCGGTTTTGCACGGCCTGAGCGACGGGACCGCCTCGATGCTCTACCGCCCGCTCCCCTGCGACCCGAACGTCTCGCCGCGCATCCGGTGGCGCTGGAAAGTGGTCCGTTTGCCTAACAAGACCGGCGCGGGCGGCCGGGCCGAAAACGACTACGGCGCCCGGATCTACCTCTTCTTCCCCGGACGCACCTTTCTCACCTCCTATGTCCTGCAGTACGTCTGGGACAACGCCGCCCCCGTCGGCACGGTGCTGCGGAGTCCGACCTCGTCGCGTTCCCGGCACGTGGTGGCCGCCTCGGGGACGGCCGATCTCGGGAGGTGGATCGAGATCGAACGGAACCTGAAGGAGGATTTCACGAGGGCGTTCGGATGGGCCCCCGACCGGCGGATCGGGGGGATCGGCTTCATGACCGACTCCGACAACACCCGTTCCTCGGCCGAGGCGTACTACGGCCCGGTCACGATCGGAAAATGA
- the nadB gene encoding L-aspartate oxidase: METDILVIGGGIAGLSYAIRCAAFARVTVLTKRERTESNTLYAQGGIAAVVSPSDSFEAHVRDTLAAGDGLCNRAVVEEIVAGGPAAVERLVAAGIDFSRDASGRYDLGREGGHSARRVLHASDFTGRAIQERLLARAAEEKRIQILENRIAVDLVTTGKLTGDRKAPGRCVGAYVLDRSTGLIEPVAARMTVLATGGAGKVYLYTSNPDVATGDGVAMAYRAGAEVADMEFIQFHPTCLFHPKAKSFLISEAVRGEGGLLRLVSGEPFMERYHPQRELAPRDIVARAIDYEIKVAGTDHVLLDITHRGKGFIARRFPNIYARCLEFGFDMARAPLPVVPAAHYTCGGVRAGVDGQTSIEGLLAIGETACTGLHGANRLASNSLLEGAVTAEKAAARTETLFSEAPPVPPPAIPAWITGHARDSDESVVVSHNWDELRRFMWDYVGIVRTDKRLERALHRVENLQREITQYYWDFIVTPDLVELRNLATVAELIIRSALARKESRGLHYNLDYPRRDDARFNRDTVLKQ; this comes from the coding sequence GTGGAAACCGACATCCTCGTCATCGGCGGGGGCATCGCGGGCCTCTCCTACGCGATCCGGTGCGCCGCCTTCGCGCGCGTGACGGTCCTCACCAAGCGCGAGAGGACCGAGTCCAACACCCTCTACGCCCAGGGCGGCATCGCCGCCGTCGTCTCCCCGTCGGACTCGTTCGAGGCGCACGTCCGGGACACGCTCGCGGCGGGGGACGGCCTCTGCAACCGGGCGGTGGTCGAGGAGATCGTCGCGGGCGGCCCGGCCGCCGTCGAGCGGCTCGTCGCGGCGGGGATCGACTTCTCCCGCGACGCCTCGGGGCGCTACGACCTCGGGCGCGAGGGCGGGCACTCCGCGCGCCGGGTCCTCCACGCCTCGGATTTCACCGGGCGCGCCATCCAGGAGCGGCTCCTCGCCCGTGCGGCCGAGGAGAAGCGGATCCAGATCCTCGAGAACCGCATCGCGGTCGACCTGGTCACCACCGGGAAGCTCACGGGGGACCGGAAGGCGCCCGGGAGGTGCGTCGGCGCCTACGTGCTGGACCGTTCGACGGGCCTCATCGAGCCGGTCGCCGCGCGGATGACCGTCCTCGCGACGGGCGGCGCGGGCAAGGTCTACCTGTACACGAGCAATCCGGACGTCGCCACCGGCGACGGCGTGGCGATGGCCTACCGCGCCGGGGCCGAGGTCGCCGACATGGAGTTCATCCAGTTCCACCCGACCTGCCTCTTCCATCCGAAGGCCAAGAGCTTCCTGATCTCCGAGGCGGTGCGCGGCGAGGGGGGCCTCCTCCGGCTGGTGAGCGGCGAGCCGTTCATGGAGCGGTACCACCCGCAGCGGGAACTCGCCCCCCGCGACATCGTCGCCCGGGCGATCGACTACGAGATCAAGGTCGCCGGGACCGACCACGTCCTCCTCGACATCACGCACCGGGGAAAGGGGTTCATCGCCCGACGCTTCCCGAACATCTACGCCAGGTGCCTCGAGTTCGGCTTCGACATGGCGCGCGCGCCGCTCCCGGTCGTCCCCGCCGCCCACTACACCTGCGGCGGGGTCCGCGCTGGCGTCGACGGCCAAACCTCGATCGAGGGGCTCCTCGCCATCGGCGAGACCGCCTGCACCGGGCTCCACGGCGCCAACCGCCTCGCCAGCAACTCGCTCCTCGAGGGGGCGGTGACGGCGGAGAAGGCCGCCGCCCGCACCGAAACCCTCTTCTCCGAGGCGCCCCCGGTCCCGCCCCCCGCGATCCCCGCATGGATCACCGGGCACGCGCGCGACAGCGACGAGTCGGTCGTCGTGAGCCACAATTGGGACGAGCTGCGCCGCTTCATGTGGGACTACGTCGGGATCGTCCGCACGGACAAGCGGCTCGAGCGCGCGCTCCACCGGGTCGAGAACCTCCAGCGAGAGATCACGCAGTACTACTGGGACTTCATCGTCACGCCCGACCTCGTGGAGCTCAGGAACCTCGCGACCGTCGCGGAGCTGATCATTCGCTCGGCCCTCGCGCGCAAGGAGAGCCGCGGACTCCACTACAACCTCGACTACCCGCGGCGGGACGACGCGCGCTTCAACAGAGACACAGTCCTGAAACAGTGA